A single Alphaproteobacteria bacterium DNA region contains:
- a CDS encoding alpha/beta hydrolase has product MPLLHVNGVRVHYSDQGRGDPVILVHTGISSGSQWRAMGADLADSWRCLAIDLHDRGGTDPWPGPTPISVDDDAVLVLALAAESGPAHLVGHSWGAVVGLRAVLAEPSAFTSLTLVEPPLYPLLLERGEADVLEPLQADVEQFLKHIDEGRQAEGWRHFVDLQNGAGTWQGLSHDKRQEFIAMSAAARDKYDAMYQNPTRGADLGRLDLPTLVLWGSATAAHDVRLCQIVLECIPGSRGQAIPGAGHVSPMSHPREVAAALRRHLERSSPPARQ; this is encoded by the coding sequence ATGCCTCTGCTCCACGTCAATGGTGTCCGCGTCCATTATTCCGACCAGGGCCGCGGCGATCCAGTCATTCTCGTGCACACCGGCATCTCGAGCGGCAGTCAGTGGCGAGCCATGGGCGCCGATCTGGCGGATAGCTGGCGCTGCCTCGCCATCGACCTTCACGACCGGGGCGGTACGGATCCTTGGCCGGGCCCAACCCCTATCAGCGTGGACGACGATGCCGTGCTGGTCTTGGCGCTGGCCGCCGAATCGGGTCCGGCTCATCTGGTCGGGCATTCCTGGGGCGCCGTCGTGGGCCTGCGGGCCGTTCTGGCCGAGCCCTCGGCCTTCACCAGCCTGACGTTGGTCGAGCCGCCGCTTTACCCGCTGCTGTTGGAGCGTGGCGAGGCCGACGTCCTGGAGCCGCTACAGGCCGATGTCGAACAATTCCTGAAGCACATAGACGAAGGCCGCCAGGCCGAGGGCTGGCGGCACTTTGTCGATCTGCAGAACGGCGCCGGCACCTGGCAGGGATTGAGCCACGACAAGCGCCAGGAATTCATCGCCATGTCGGCCGCGGCCCGGGACAAATACGACGCCATGTACCAAAACCCCACCCGCGGCGCCGATCTCGGCCGCCTCGACTTGCCCACCCTGGTGCTGTGGGGCAGCGCGACGGCGGCGCACGACGTCCGGCTCTGCCAGATCGTCCTGGAGTGCATACCCGGGAGCCGGGGCCAGGCCATCCCCGGTGCCGGGCACGTCAGCCCCATGAGCCACCCCCGGGAAGTGGCGGCGGCGCTGCGCCGGCACCTCGAGCGTTCCAGCCCGCCGGCCCGGCAATAG